A genomic stretch from Chitinophagaceae bacterium includes:
- a CDS encoding DUF3857 domain-containing protein — protein MKFSTYKKVVFVASFIFLLSVSQPLFAQSVIDEDFIEVIEKNAAPYWTEAIPSFAINTISDKWKNESAVIMGYKRSITFDKKVSGGWISSTKSNVFLFEKVRFKIKLQDKNATEGFTEVYFRYGDKLDGFSARVIKPNGETQAVDLGDAVEAGSKSNVPEFYKSFFDQNTGTETRYYKVAIPNLEVGDVLEYVSYTKSKLNVMRSGYVEFDQQYEICSKKYPVMYNEISIDTDEKTFFKSLSQNGAPEFKKEESDVSGFYRYVLIDKDRATEKDVNFISPMLAYPVVKFQVIYANSDKIKGALIGGKGELKSGFTKEEIAKIAWDDYVNVGYYPLNSSMLTVQGFVDYTWKDMRQENVSDLPEEKFIQNIYYRIRNHVLFRDSYLSDKVFAYIFGSLLFQRKISSDLIITTSNKTGKLKDVLFDGEIRYVIRVKDKFYFNCTDHSNPGELVETLLGNEAYIIKEPAKKTGVQEITPITLPDAAATDNTVHYDITAQYDAVTNKMNVNRTATYNGISKAKEIDNVVKYTPYIFDDFKIYFGSSPLDKMSSRQADEYYSSVAAIKEEFKTAKPELVQQELDKEYRQKVKHKNFKLISDGRALVRKQLTVSDEFEIEDMTKKAGKKILVNLAGLMGTQLQITKEERNRTKDIQVGYARTLSWKISMPVPAGYTVKGLKEMNIIIDNEAGKFSCEAKEENGNIIFSIVKMYKKKDMPKEKWTEMLAFIDAAYNTTFKYILLQPKN, from the coding sequence ATGAAATTCAGTACATATAAAAAAGTTGTATTTGTTGCCAGCTTTATTTTTCTTCTGTCTGTTTCACAACCCTTATTTGCACAGAGCGTAATAGATGAAGATTTTATCGAGGTAATTGAAAAAAACGCAGCTCCTTACTGGACGGAAGCAATACCCTCTTTCGCCATCAATACGATTTCTGACAAATGGAAAAACGAATCGGCTGTGATCATGGGATATAAACGGAGTATAACCTTTGATAAAAAAGTAAGCGGTGGCTGGATCAGTTCTACTAAATCAAATGTGTTCCTGTTTGAAAAAGTAAGATTTAAAATTAAGCTGCAGGATAAAAATGCAACAGAAGGATTTACAGAAGTGTATTTCCGGTATGGAGATAAACTCGATGGATTTTCTGCAAGGGTTATTAAACCAAATGGGGAAACACAAGCGGTTGATCTGGGTGATGCAGTAGAAGCCGGAAGTAAATCAAACGTACCAGAATTTTATAAAAGTTTTTTTGATCAGAACACGGGTACTGAAACAAGATATTATAAAGTTGCTATTCCCAATCTTGAAGTGGGGGATGTGCTGGAGTATGTGTCCTATACAAAAAGCAAACTCAATGTAATGCGCAGCGGGTATGTAGAGTTTGACCAGCAGTACGAGATCTGCAGCAAGAAGTATCCTGTTATGTACAATGAAATCAGTATTGATACAGATGAGAAAACGTTTTTCAAATCACTTTCGCAAAATGGCGCCCCTGAATTTAAAAAAGAAGAGAGCGATGTAAGTGGTTTTTACCGGTACGTACTTATTGATAAAGACAGGGCAACAGAAAAAGATGTGAACTTCATCAGTCCTATGCTTGCTTACCCGGTTGTAAAATTCCAGGTGATCTATGCCAACAGCGATAAAATTAAAGGAGCATTGATAGGCGGAAAAGGTGAATTGAAAAGCGGGTTTACTAAAGAAGAAATTGCCAAAATTGCCTGGGATGATTATGTAAATGTTGGATATTATCCACTGAACAGTAGCATGCTTACAGTACAGGGGTTCGTTGACTATACCTGGAAAGATATGCGCCAGGAAAATGTGAGTGATTTGCCCGAAGAAAAATTTATTCAGAACATATACTACCGCATCAGGAACCACGTATTATTCCGTGATTCCTATTTGTCAGATAAAGTGTTTGCTTATATTTTCGGTTCACTGCTTTTTCAGCGAAAAATCAGTTCCGATCTTATCATTACAACTTCCAACAAAACAGGAAAGCTCAAAGATGTTTTGTTTGATGGTGAGATAAGATATGTAATCAGGGTAAAGGATAAGTTTTACTTCAACTGTACCGATCACTCAAATCCTGGAGAACTGGTTGAAACATTACTGGGTAATGAAGCGTACATCATTAAAGAACCGGCGAAGAAAACAGGTGTACAGGAAATTACACCCATCACTCTGCCTGATGCTGCGGCAACTGATAATACAGTTCATTACGATATCACTGCACAGTACGATGCTGTTACCAACAAAATGAATGTCAACAGAACGGCAACGTATAATGGAATCAGTAAGGCAAAAGAAATTGATAATGTAGTGAAATACACTCCATACATATTTGATGATTTTAAGATTTACTTTGGTTCATCGCCCTTAGATAAAATGAGCAGCAGGCAGGCAGATGAATATTACAGTTCTGTTGCTGCAATTAAAGAAGAGTTTAAAACAGCCAAGCCTGAATTGGTGCAGCAGGAACTCGATAAAGAGTACAGGCAAAAAGTGAAGCATAAAAATTTTAAACTCATCAGCGATGGAAGGGCACTGGTAAGAAAACAGTTAACCGTATCAGATGAGTTTGAAATAGAAGACATGACAAAAAAAGCAGGTAAAAAAATTCTTGTGAATTTGGCCGGCTTAATGGGAACCCAACTGCAGATTACAAAAGAGGAAAGAAACAGAACCAAAGACATCCAGGTTGGATATGCAAGAACACTCAGCTGGAAAATATCAATGCCTGTTCCTGCAGGTTATACTGTTAAAGGGTTAAAGGAAATGAATATCATTATAGACAATGAGGCAGGTAAATTTTCCTGTGAAGCAAAGGAAGAAAACGGCAATATAATTTTCAGCATAGTAAAAATGTATAAGAAGAAAGATATGCCGAAGGAAAAATGGACAGAAATGCTGGCGTTTATTGATGCCGCTTACAACACAACCTTTAAATATATTTTACTTCAGCCTAAAAACTAA
- a CDS encoding transglutaminase domain-containing protein, translating into MFFHQTFRLMPVLLLFTFTASAQPVNSEDEATAFQLAKKYKDADIACISSYQLFSFDKGKNALNDKVVTIEEEAAMEFLSIKKFGSMVYPEYYNRFIQIKTFDKAIKFGSSYIWDRTRPYDRSVTNDGVFFDDSRVQYYPIRFSQKGQMNRIKVKKEYSDSKYLTRLFFHERYPVKEKTFEFKVPKWLTVDFKPVNFEGNKIEKKTVPKGDYIYYTFIMRDIPALKQEAKSIGIAFTEPHLIIQVKSFDSKGELIKGFDKVDDVYNWNYRLYKMAVNEPEQLKAILTKITAGKNNDTEKIKAIYYWVQDNIRYIAYEDGYSGYIPFPAQEVLAKKYCDCKGMANLLTEMLLLAGYDARFTWIGTRDIPYPQATPALCVNNHAITTLYYGGKEYFLDATEKYAPFGENAYRIQGKEAMIANKEKFEIKMVPLTTGEGHMIQTKADFSLIDNNLIGKLKIVFTGNERTDFHQTYQQLPVTSQQEFLENMLEFGNSNITSKTTKTSDLKNRELPVVIEGESNLSNNVSIIEGDYYVNIDFFPKTLQGYLPDEKRTRGYDLNWVTAFEDELSLTIPVNKKFADIPEKLQVANDSYSFTGEYIVTGNKIVLKKKLLIKKSTISKKDFTDWVKFLESIKSFSENYITVTAK; encoded by the coding sequence ATGTTTTTCCATCAAACCTTCAGGCTGATGCCTGTACTGCTGCTGTTTACTTTTACAGCATCGGCCCAACCTGTAAATTCTGAAGATGAAGCAACTGCTTTTCAGCTTGCTAAAAAATATAAGGATGCAGATATTGCCTGCATCAGTTCTTACCAGTTGTTTTCTTTTGACAAAGGGAAAAATGCACTGAATGATAAAGTGGTCACAATTGAAGAAGAAGCTGCCATGGAATTTCTTTCCATCAAAAAATTTGGCAGCATGGTTTATCCTGAATACTATAATCGCTTCATCCAGATTAAAACCTTTGATAAAGCAATTAAGTTTGGCAGTTCTTATATCTGGGATCGTACACGACCATATGATCGTTCCGTAACAAATGATGGTGTTTTTTTTGATGACAGCCGTGTACAGTATTACCCTATCAGGTTTTCACAAAAAGGGCAGATGAACAGGATCAAAGTAAAAAAAGAGTATTCTGATTCAAAATATCTCACCCGCCTGTTCTTTCATGAGCGGTACCCGGTAAAAGAAAAAACATTTGAATTTAAAGTACCCAAATGGCTGACAGTTGATTTTAAACCGGTGAATTTTGAAGGAAATAAGATTGAGAAAAAAACAGTTCCAAAAGGCGATTATATTTATTACACGTTCATCATGCGTGACATTCCTGCATTGAAACAGGAAGCCAAAAGCATTGGAATTGCATTTACAGAACCTCACCTTATTATTCAGGTAAAATCATTTGATAGTAAAGGAGAATTGATTAAAGGATTTGATAAAGTTGATGACGTTTACAACTGGAATTACCGGTTGTATAAAATGGCTGTCAATGAACCGGAGCAACTAAAAGCAATATTGACAAAAATAACTGCCGGAAAGAATAACGATACTGAGAAGATCAAAGCCATCTATTACTGGGTACAGGATAACATCAGGTATATTGCTTATGAAGATGGGTATTCAGGTTATATACCGTTTCCGGCTCAGGAAGTACTTGCTAAAAAATATTGTGATTGCAAAGGAATGGCCAACCTGTTAACAGAAATGCTGTTGCTTGCAGGTTATGATGCACGGTTTACCTGGATCGGCACAAGAGATATTCCCTACCCGCAGGCAACACCTGCTTTATGTGTAAATAATCATGCCATTACAACTTTATACTACGGAGGTAAAGAATATTTTTTAGATGCTACTGAAAAATATGCTCCTTTTGGTGAGAACGCTTACCGCATCCAGGGAAAAGAAGCAATGATTGCCAATAAAGAAAAGTTTGAAATTAAAATGGTTCCGCTTACAACAGGCGAAGGGCATATGATTCAAACGAAGGCTGATTTTTCATTGATTGATAACAACCTTATCGGGAAATTAAAAATTGTTTTCACAGGAAATGAACGCACTGACTTTCATCAAACCTATCAGCAGTTACCGGTTACATCGCAGCAGGAGTTCCTTGAAAACATGCTGGAGTTTGGCAACAGCAACATCACTTCCAAAACAACAAAGACAAGTGATTTAAAAAACAGGGAGCTGCCGGTAGTGATTGAAGGCGAGTCAAATCTTAGCAATAATGTAAGCATCATTGAAGGTGACTACTATGTAAACATTGATTTCTTTCCGAAAACATTACAGGGTTACCTGCCCGATGAAAAACGTACTAGGGGATATGATTTAAACTGGGTAACTGCATTTGAAGACGAGCTGTCGCTCACAATTCCTGTCAATAAAAAATTTGCTGACATACCGGAGAAATTGCAGGTGGCAAATGATAGCTACAGTTTTACGGGTGAATACATTGTTACCGGAAATAAAATAGTATTAAAAAAGAAACTGCTGATTAAGAAAAGTACGATCAGTAAAAAAGATTTTACAGACTGGGTAAAATTTCTCGAAAGCATTAAGTCTTTCAGTGAAAACTATATTACCGTAACCGCTAAATAA
- a CDS encoding NAD kinase produces MKVAIYSRVYENGQREDVQRLLHELEANKITTIIYSGLYEQIKEDVSFINTPQIFHSSADLDDSIECMISLGGDGTLLDTVTLVRNRHIPLLGINFGRLGFLASIGRGEVETVVASLKNHTFVKDERTLIHLDSNTPLFGDTPYALNEFAIHKLDTSSMVKIHAYLNGEFLNTYWADGLIVATPTGSTGYSLSCNGPVVFPDSGSFVITPVAPHNLNVRPIVVPDNNVISFEIEGRADSFLCTLDSRKEIVQKTIQLAVKKEAFTVNLIRLNENNFLQTLRNKLSWGLDRRN; encoded by the coding sequence ATGAAAGTAGCTATCTATAGTCGTGTATATGAAAACGGACAGAGAGAGGATGTTCAGCGGCTTTTACATGAACTGGAAGCAAATAAGATCACTACGATTATTTACAGCGGATTATATGAACAGATTAAAGAGGACGTATCTTTCATCAATACCCCGCAAATATTCCACTCCTCAGCTGATCTGGATGATTCAATTGAATGTATGATCAGTTTAGGTGGAGATGGTACTTTGCTTGATACCGTTACGTTGGTTCGTAACCGTCATATTCCGCTGCTGGGGATCAATTTTGGAAGGCTGGGCTTTTTAGCAAGTATTGGACGTGGCGAAGTGGAAACAGTGGTTGCATCATTAAAGAATCACACGTTTGTGAAAGATGAAAGAACCCTCATTCATCTTGACAGTAATACTCCCCTTTTTGGCGATACACCTTATGCCTTAAATGAATTTGCCATTCATAAGCTTGATACATCTTCCATGGTAAAAATTCATGCTTACCTCAATGGTGAATTTTTAAATACTTACTGGGCCGATGGTCTTATTGTTGCTACCCCAACCGGCTCAACCGGTTATTCCTTAAGTTGTAACGGTCCTGTTGTGTTCCCCGATTCGGGAAGTTTTGTAATTACCCCGGTTGCCCCGCATAATTTAAATGTGCGGCCAATTGTGGTGCCAGATAATAATGTCATTTCTTTTGAAATTGAAGGAAGGGCCGATAGTTTTCTGTGTACACTTGATTCAAGAAAAGAAATTGTTCAAAAAACCATTCAGCTGGCAGTAAAGAAAGAGGCCTTTACGGTTAACCTCATCCGTTTGAATGAAAACAACTTCCTGCAAACTCTCCGTAATAAATTATCATGGGGTCTTGACAGAAGGAACTGA
- a CDS encoding CBS domain-containing protein: MTAAELITNHIPSLHSTDTVLFALDLMQEHRVAELPLLDKDQKYIGLVHEEDLEDADQQKTVDAYLQQGNPVKVNPGDFFLVPLKIMQQRKLSLLPVVNEDDELTGVITQEELLQAASQYNSASVPGGIIILQMSPNSFYISEIGRIVESNNAKIIHLNTWTDASTGELLVAVKVNKSDILDILASFERYQYNVLQYFGENLSEEELKVNYDHLMNYLNI, encoded by the coding sequence ATGACAGCAGCAGAACTTATAACCAATCACATCCCTTCACTGCACAGTACCGATACAGTTCTGTTTGCCCTTGATTTAATGCAGGAGCATCGTGTTGCTGAATTACCATTACTTGATAAGGATCAAAAATATATTGGACTGGTACATGAAGAAGATTTGGAAGATGCGGATCAGCAAAAAACGGTTGATGCTTATCTGCAGCAGGGAAATCCAGTAAAAGTAAACCCGGGTGATTTTTTCCTGGTCCCACTTAAAATTATGCAGCAGAGAAAACTGAGTTTGTTGCCAGTTGTAAATGAGGACGACGAATTAACAGGTGTTATTACGCAGGAAGAATTATTACAGGCTGCTTCTCAGTATAACTCAGCATCTGTTCCCGGTGGTATCATTATTCTGCAAATGTCGCCCAACAGTTTTTACATTTCAGAAATCGGGAGGATAGTTGAATCAAACAACGCAAAAATTATTCATCTTAATACCTGGACTGACGCATCAACAGGGGAGTTACTGGTTGCTGTTAAAGTAAATAAGAGCGATATTCTTGATATCCTGGCTTCTTTTGAACGTTACCAGTACAACGTTCTTCAATATTTCGGAGAAAACCTGTCAGAGGAAGAACTTAAGGTTAATTATGACCACTTGATGAATTACCTCAATATTTAG
- a CDS encoding alpha/beta hydrolase — protein MNYEIKQEGKFRYIEVGEGEPLMLLHGLFGALSNFKDLIDFFSKRTKVVVPMLPLFELDLLHTSVGGLEKHVQKFIEFKNYNNIHLLGNSLGGHVGLVHVLKHPERIKSLILTGSSGLFENGMGDTYPKRGDYEYIKKKTEVTFYDPAVATKELVDEVYDIVNQRIKAIKVIALAKSAIRNNLGDELKEIKVPTLLIWGNNDTITPPFVGKEFNKLIPNSELHLIDKCGHAPMMERPDEFNEILNGFLTKLSKPVPA, from the coding sequence ATGAATTACGAAATTAAACAGGAAGGAAAATTCCGCTATATAGAAGTTGGTGAAGGCGAACCACTGATGCTGCTTCATGGTCTTTTTGGTGCTTTGAGTAATTTCAAGGACCTGATTGATTTTTTCAGCAAGCGTACAAAGGTTGTTGTGCCCATGCTTCCGTTATTTGAACTTGACCTGCTGCACACATCTGTTGGCGGACTGGAAAAGCATGTTCAGAAATTTATAGAGTTCAAAAATTATAACAATATTCATCTTCTTGGTAATTCACTGGGCGGGCATGTTGGATTGGTGCATGTATTAAAACATCCCGAAAGAATTAAATCACTCATTCTCACCGGCAGTTCAGGCCTGTTTGAAAACGGCATGGGCGATACTTATCCAAAGCGTGGTGATTATGAATACATCAAAAAGAAAACAGAAGTAACGTTCTACGACCCCGCAGTTGCAACTAAAGAACTTGTTGATGAAGTGTATGATATCGTTAATCAACGGATAAAAGCAATCAAGGTAATTGCTCTTGCAAAAAGTGCCATCAGGAATAACCTCGGCGATGAGTTGAAGGAAATTAAAGTACCAACACTTCTTATATGGGGAAATAATGATACCATTACTCCGCCGTTTGTTGGTAAAGAATTTAATAAGCTTATTCCTAATTCGGAATTACACCTCATAGATAAATGCGGCCATGCTCCTATGATGGAAAGACCTGATGAATTTAATGAAATACTGAATGGCTTCCTTACAAAACTGAGCAAGCCTGTGCCTGCGTAG
- a CDS encoding CvpA family protein: MIIDIIFLAFMAMAIFKGFKKGLIIAVFSIVGFIVGLAAALKLSSLVAAWLGESTNINARWLPFIAFILVFIAVVIIIHWGAKLIEKAVELAFLGWVNKFAGILLYAVLYSLILSVLLFFAVQMHVFTAQTIEESRIYAYIQPWGPKVLEAVGKVVPVFSNVFTDLQQFFEKLGGKLSN; the protein is encoded by the coding sequence ATGATTATCGATATCATTTTCCTGGCGTTTATGGCAATGGCCATTTTCAAAGGCTTCAAAAAGGGGCTGATCATTGCTGTGTTTTCTATTGTTGGATTTATAGTAGGTCTGGCAGCAGCTTTGAAACTCAGTTCACTTGTTGCTGCATGGCTGGGTGAATCAACAAATATTAATGCCAGGTGGTTGCCGTTTATTGCTTTTATACTGGTGTTTATTGCCGTTGTGATTATTATTCACTGGGGAGCAAAGCTGATTGAAAAAGCAGTTGAACTGGCTTTCCTGGGATGGGTAAATAAATTTGCCGGTATTTTGCTGTATGCAGTTCTGTATTCTTTAATCTTAAGTGTATTGTTGTTTTTTGCAGTTCAAATGCATGTATTTACAGCACAAACTATTGAGGAGTCAAGAATATATGCATACATACAGCCATGGGGACCAAAAGTACTGGAAGCTGTGGGCAAAGTTGTTCCGGTATTCAGTAATGTTTTTACAGATCTGCAGCAATTCTTTGAAAAATTAGGCGGGAAGCTTTCGAACTAA
- a CDS encoding GatB/YqeY domain-containing protein, protein MNLEQQIMAQMKDAMKSKDEAGLRGLRAIKAAILIAKTSGAASELTADDEMKLLQKLVKQRKDSLEIFQQQNRTDLAKKEEEEIAIIEKFLPKQLGADELKTIIASIITEVGAVSAADMGKVMGVASKQLAGKADGKTISAVVKELLSK, encoded by the coding sequence ATGAATCTTGAACAACAGATCATGGCTCAAATGAAAGATGCCATGAAATCAAAAGACGAAGCCGGCCTGCGTGGATTAAGAGCCATTAAAGCAGCCATATTAATTGCCAAAACTTCAGGAGCAGCCAGTGAACTTACAGCTGATGATGAAATGAAGCTGTTGCAGAAATTAGTGAAGCAACGAAAAGACTCACTGGAAATTTTTCAGCAGCAGAACAGAACTGACCTTGCAAAAAAAGAAGAGGAAGAAATAGCTATCATTGAAAAATTTCTTCCCAAGCAACTGGGTGCAGATGAATTAAAAACAATCATTGCTTCCATTATTACTGAAGTTGGCGCAGTGTCAGCAGCAGATATGGGGAAAGTAATGGGAGTTGCCAGCAAACAGTTAGCAGGAAAGGCAGATGGAAAAACAATCAGCGCTGTGGTTAAAGAATTATTAAGCAAATAA
- the gldC gene encoding gliding motility protein GldC: MHKSNISIDVYLDDDKVPQEIKWKASDSNADMEQKAKAMMVSFWDGADKSALRIDLWTKEMMVDEMADFYYQLLMTMADTFNRATNHPELTADMKEFAKSFLKKFKDLQLKENQ; encoded by the coding sequence ATGCATAAAAGTAATATTTCAATAGACGTTTACCTTGACGATGATAAAGTTCCGCAAGAGATTAAGTGGAAAGCAAGCGACAGTAATGCTGATATGGAACAGAAGGCCAAAGCCATGATGGTTTCATTCTGGGATGGAGCCGATAAATCTGCATTACGAATTGATTTGTGGACAAAAGAAATGATGGTGGATGAAATGGCTGATTTTTATTACCAGCTGCTGATGACCATGGCTGATACATTTAACCGTGCAACCAATCATCCTGAGCTTACTGCCGATATGAAGGAGTTTGCAAAAAGCTTCCTGAAGAAATTTAAAGATTTACAGTTAAAAGAAAATCAATAA
- a CDS encoding glycosyltransferase family 4 protein, with protein MQLIFYMVIAVNTRALLPGKMEGYGYYIEEVFSRIAQLHPEHEFYFFFDRPFAPQFVYAQNIKPVVIKPQARLPILWNIWYNWQVPAMLKKIKAEVFVSPDGFCSLRTNVPQCLVVHDLAFLHHPAFLLKKHLLYYKKYTAKFLAKAKVVVTVSEFSKQDICNQYKIEADKIHVTYNATSPAFQPMNYDEMEKIKQQYTDGCEYFIFTGTIHPRKNLINLLKAFSVFKKKQSSNMKLVITGRMAWKTEEFTKLLNTYKFRNDVRLTGYVSKEELAGLVASAYAMVYPSFFEGFGVPPLEALQCHVPAIVSRNSAMPEVGEDAYLYVNAESFEDIAQKMMLLYKDETLRNKLVENGRQRLALFSWDKTAEKMWNCIELAAQAE; from the coding sequence TTGCAGCTAATTTTTTACATGGTAATAGCTGTTAACACAAGAGCATTGCTTCCGGGAAAAATGGAAGGCTACGGATATTATATTGAAGAAGTGTTTTCAAGAATTGCACAGCTTCATCCCGAACATGAATTTTATTTTTTTTTCGACAGACCCTTTGCACCTCAATTTGTATATGCACAGAATATAAAACCGGTTGTTATAAAACCGCAGGCGAGGCTTCCCATTTTATGGAATATCTGGTACAACTGGCAGGTCCCCGCTATGCTGAAAAAAATTAAGGCTGAAGTGTTTGTAAGTCCCGATGGTTTTTGTTCGCTCCGCACAAACGTTCCTCAGTGCCTGGTTGTACATGATCTTGCTTTTTTGCATCATCCTGCATTTTTATTGAAGAAGCATTTACTGTATTATAAAAAGTATACTGCAAAGTTCCTGGCAAAAGCAAAAGTGGTTGTAACAGTTTCTGAATTTTCCAAACAGGATATCTGTAATCAGTATAAAATTGAAGCAGATAAAATTCATGTAACATACAACGCCACAAGCCCTGCCTTTCAACCCATGAATTATGACGAAATGGAAAAGATTAAACAGCAGTATACAGATGGCTGTGAGTATTTTATTTTTACCGGAACAATCCATCCAAGAAAAAATTTAATTAATCTGCTGAAAGCTTTTTCTGTTTTCAAAAAAAAACAGAGCAGTAACATGAAGCTGGTTATTACCGGGCGAATGGCCTGGAAAACAGAAGAGTTTACAAAGCTCCTGAATACTTATAAATTCAGGAATGATGTAAGGCTTACCGGGTATGTTTCAAAAGAAGAACTGGCCGGGCTTGTTGCTTCGGCCTATGCTATGGTTTATCCATCTTTCTTTGAAGGGTTTGGCGTACCTCCGCTTGAAGCACTCCAATGTCATGTTCCTGCAATAGTTTCAAGAAACAGTGCAATGCCTGAGGTTGGTGAGGATGCCTATTTGTATGTTAATGCCGAAAGTTTTGAAGATATTGCTCAAAAGATGATGCTATTATATAAAGACGAAACGCTAAGGAATAAACTGGTTGAAAATGGGCGGCAGCGTTTAGCTCTTTTTTCATGGGATAAAACAGCTGAAAAAATGTGGAACTGTATTGAGCTGGCTGCACAGGCTGAATAA
- a CDS encoding T9SS type A sorting domain-containing protein: MTRFLQLCFAAFFAASAIEISAQVPKLNSYPSASATIFLDFDGQTVNSPYWNGGTSFYCTAPTFTSEQITTVFNQVAEDYRPFNLNITTDSTVYFAAPATKRQRIIISGYSAWYGSAGGVAYIESFRWGMEIPGFVFANLLAYNTKYVGDAAAHETGHTLGLNHQSRYDAACAFLNEYNPGAGTGEISWAPIMGNSYSKNLSLWHNGSTNYGCTSLQSDLAVIASAANGFGYRTDDIGNTTAASATLPINGQILSTSGLINTTTDVDMFKIIVPERGRLTLNAIPFNTANGYVAADIDLEVDLLKHNGAVLNHYNPGVSVQAIVDSILDPGTYYLSISNAANANISNYGMLGSYSVSGTFTAGAALPIYSLTLNGAVTNSKHELNWNILADEPIETITVEISSDGKTFTSLQDVTGSLRKFVYQPFEKGTAYYRLHVVTASQLKYYSNIISLREAKGGAKFNLVSNIINGNSISINSNGDFGWRILDMHGRSIGNGKVTTGLNRLTAANLTNGMYLLQIMDGTEITTEKIVKQ; the protein is encoded by the coding sequence ATGACCCGCTTTTTACAACTTTGCTTTGCTGCATTTTTTGCAGCCTCAGCTATTGAAATCTCTGCACAGGTTCCTAAACTTAACAGCTACCCCTCAGCATCAGCAACCATTTTTTTAGACTTCGACGGACAAACTGTTAACAGCCCCTACTGGAATGGCGGCACTTCATTTTACTGCACAGCTCCAACATTTACATCTGAGCAGATTACAACTGTTTTTAACCAGGTGGCTGAAGATTACAGGCCATTCAATTTAAATATTACAACCGATTCAACTGTTTATTTTGCTGCACCTGCTACAAAAAGACAACGCATTATCATTTCAGGATACAGTGCATGGTACGGCAGTGCAGGAGGTGTAGCTTACATTGAATCTTTCCGTTGGGGTATGGAAATTCCCGGGTTTGTATTTGCAAACTTATTAGCATATAACACGAAATATGTTGGTGATGCAGCCGCACACGAAACCGGCCATACACTCGGTTTGAACCACCAGAGCAGGTATGATGCCGCCTGTGCATTTCTAAATGAGTATAATCCAGGTGCCGGTACCGGTGAAATCAGCTGGGCCCCAATTATGGGTAACAGTTACTCAAAAAACTTATCTCTCTGGCATAATGGTTCAACCAATTATGGATGTACCTCTTTACAAAGTGACCTGGCCGTTATTGCCAGTGCTGCCAATGGATTTGGATACAGAACAGATGATATCGGCAATACAACAGCCGCTTCAGCGACTCTTCCAATCAATGGACAAATTTTATCAACAAGCGGACTTATAAACACAACAACAGATGTTGACATGTTTAAAATTATTGTTCCTGAAAGAGGCCGTTTAACTTTAAATGCTATTCCTTTTAATACTGCTAACGGGTATGTTGCAGCTGATATTGATCTGGAAGTTGATCTTCTGAAACATAATGGAGCTGTCCTCAATCATTACAACCCCGGTGTTTCTGTACAGGCTATTGTTGACAGTATTTTAGATCCCGGTACTTATTACTTATCAATTTCAAATGCTGCCAATGCCAATATCAGCAACTATGGTATGCTGGGAAGTTATTCTGTAAGCGGCACTTTTACTGCCGGAGCAGCTCTTCCTATTTACAGCCTTACATTAAATGGTGCAGTTACTAACAGCAAACATGAACTGAACTGGAACATTCTTGCAGATGAACCAATTGAAACAATTACCGTTGAAATTTCATCTGATGGTAAAACCTTTACCAGCCTGCAGGACGTAACCGGGTCTTTACGGAAGTTCGTTTATCAGCCTTTTGAAAAAGGAACTGCCTATTACAGGTTGCATGTAGTTACAGCATCACAATTAAAATACTACTCCAATATTATTTCACTTCGTGAAGCAAAAGGAGGAGCCAAATTCAACCTGGTAAGCAATATTATCAATGGTAACAGCATAAGCATCAACAGCAATGGTGATTTTGGCTGGAGAATCCTTGATATGCACGGCCGCAGCATTGGAAACGGAAAAGTGACCACTGGTTTAAACCGTCTTACTGCTGCAAATCTTACAAATGGCATGTATTTACTGCAGATCATGGATGGCACAGAAATCACCACCGAAAAAATCGTAAAACAATAA